GTGTCCTTGTTGGAAGGTCTTCCTGTTTCGGTTTTTGATAAAGTCTTCAACACTATTCATCTAACGTCAAATGCCCAGGAATTCATTTCCATTCTCCAAAAGAATGGAATCCTAGTTGGTCTGGTGTCAGGTGGATTTACTCCAATAGTTGAGAGATTAGCAAAATCCCTCGACATTGCCTATTTCTCTGCAAACCAACTTGAAGTCAAAGACGGTTTTCTAACAGGAAAGTTAGTTGGACAAATTATTAATCCCGAAGTCAAAAAAGCAACTCTGGAAAAATGGAGAGAGGAACTAAAACTTTCTAAAGAAAGAACGATTGCAATCGGTGATGGGGCCAATGATTTATTAATGTTGAAGTCGGCGGAGCTAGGAATCGCCTTTTGTGCCAAAGAAGTGCTCAAAAAAGAAATACCGAATCATGTTGACAAGAGGGATTTTTTAGAAGTTCTTCCTTTGATTGACTGGTTAGAATGAGGGAAAATATGAAGATTGTAATTGCACCAGATTCATTTAAGGAAAGCTTGACAGCTCAACAGGTAGCTGAAGCAATAAAAAGAGGCTTCCAACAATCGATAGCAGATGTAGAATGCCTCCTCTGCCCTGTTGGTGATGGTGGCGAAGGTACAGTAGATTCCATTCGACATTCTCTTGACCTTGAAGAAAAATGGATCCAAGTGACAGGACCTTTTGGACAAAAAGAATCCATGCGCTATTTTCAAAAAAGTCAACTGGCACTATTTGAAGTTGCCGACTTGATTGGCCTTGGAAAAATTCCGCTAGAGAAACGAAATCCACTTCAAATCCAAACTTGTGGTATTGGAGAGTTGATTCACCATCTCATTGTTAAAGGGATTAAAGAAATCTATATCGGTGTTGGTGGTACGGCCAGTAATGACGGAGGAATTGGGATCGCTGCTGGTTTAGGTTATCGATTTTATAATAGGGATGGAAATGTCTTGCCCGCTTGCGGTCAGTCCTTATCAAACTTAGCTTCTGTTTCAATAGAAAATCGCTATGAAATTCCAGAAGATGTTCAAATTCGTATTTTAGCAGATGTCGTGAGTCCCTTATGTGGATATCAAGGTGCGACCTACACGTTTGGCAAGCAAAAAGGCCTAGATCCTACTATGTTTGAGGCCGTAGATCAAGCGATCCAAGATTTTTATGAAAAAGTCTCACCTGTAACATTAGAAATTAAAGGAGCAGGAGCTGGTGGAGGCCTTGCTGGTGGTTTGTGTGCCTTTGCTCAGGCAAGAATCGTATCTGGGATTGATACCTGTTTAGATTTGATTGATTTTGATAAGAAAGTTGCAGATGCTGACTTGGTTGTTGTAGGAGAAGGAAGGCTAGATCGTCAAAGTTTAGCAGGGAAAGCGCCGATAGGCGTAGCAAAAAGAACCCCTGTCGGAGTTCCTGTCATTGCTATTTGTGGTAGTCTTGCTGAAGATTTACCTTCCCCACCATTTGAAAATATCCAAGCAGCTTTTTCTATTTTAGAGAAAAGCGAACCTTTAGAAGATAGTTTGAAAAATGCCAGCCTCTATCTGGAGCGCACGGCAGCCAATATCGGGCACTTATTAACTATGCGCAATGTTTAGCCAAACCATTTCTTCCAGATGGATGTTTTGGCAGGTTCTTCCTTTTTACCTTCCCAAAGTTTTGCAAAAGCAAGTCGAAGATCCTTTTCTTCTACTTGAACTGGTGCATTGCTATGGATAATCAGGCCAAAAGGAGAAGAAGTATGCTCTTCAGATACAATGGTAGCTTGACTATCAGTTTCTTTAGCTTCTTTTAAATAGAAAACTTGCTTGTCAAATTCGATATTTGGAGAAATCTTTACAAATAGTGGCTCTGCTTTTTCCTGAAGGTTTTCTAAAATAGATAAAAAGCCTTTTTCTAACTGAGGGCTATTTGCTGTGTCAATATCTGCATATCCAAGAACTCTTTCCTCAAAAGTGCCAAGATAGCGTCTTTGCTCATCTGGATTTAATTTTGCTCCACCATGAGCTTTTTCAAGTAATTGTTTTGATAAATCTGTCATGAAAACAGTATATCATAAAAGTTAGAATAAAACAGACAAAAGAAAGCGATTACTTTATAAAGTTAAGGAAAATTTGCACAAAGATAACGTTTTTTCTTGAAAAAGGAGGGTTTTTAAGGTATTATAGAGGTGTAAAAAATTTAACTCATAAGGAGAGTAAAAAATGTCAATTATTACTGATGTTTACGCTCGCGAAGTCCTAGACTCACGCGGTAACCCAACACTTGAAGTAGAAGTTTATACTGAATCAGGTGCTTTCGGACGTGGTATGGTTCCATCAGGAGCTTCTACTGGTGAACACGAAGCAGTTGAACTTCGCGACGGTGACAAATCTCGTTACGGTGGTCTTGGTACACAAAAAGCTGTTGACAACGTAAACAACATCATTGCTGAAGCTATCATCGGCTACGATGTACGTGATCAACAAGCTATCGACCGTGCTATGATCGCTCTTGACGGTACTCCTAACAAAGGTAAATTGGGTGCTAACGCAATCCTTGGTGTGTCTATCGCTGTAGCTCGTGCTGCTGCTGACTACCTTGAAATCCCACTTTACAGCTACCTTGGTGGATTCAACACTAAAGTTCTTCCAACTCCAATGATGAATATCATCAACGGTGGTTCTCACTCTGACGCTCCAATCGCTTTCCAAGAATTCATGATCGTACCTGCTGGTGCGCCATCATTCAAAGAAGCTCTTCGTTGGGGTGCTGAAATCTTCCACGCACTTAAGAAAATCCTTAAATCTCGTGGTTTGGAAACAGCCGTAGGTGACGAAGGTGGATTTGCTCCTCGTTTTGAAGGAACTGAAGACGGAGTTGAAACTATCCTTGCTGCTATCGAAGCTGCTGGATATGTTCCTGGTAAAGACGTATTTATCGGATTTGACTGTGCTTCATCAGAATTCTACGATAAAGAACGTAAAGTTTACGACTACACTAAATTCGAAGGTGAAGGAGCAGCTGTACGTACTGCTGCAGAACAAATCGACTATCTTGAAGAATTGGTAAACAAATACCCAATCATCACTATCGAAGATGGTATGGATGAAAATGACTGGGACGGTTGGAAAGCTCTTACTGAACGTCTTGGTGGTAAAGTTCAATTGGTTGGTGACGACTTCTTCGTAACAAACACTTCTTACCTTGAAAAAGGTATTGCAGAAGGTGCTGCTAACTCAATCCTTATCAAAGTTAACCAAATCGGTACTCTTACTGAAACATTCGACGCTATCGAAATGGCGAAAGAAGCTGGTTACACTGCCGTTGTATCACACCGTTCAGGTGAAACTGAAGATTCAACAATCGCTGACATCGCAGTTGCAACTAACGCAGGACAAATCAAGACTGGTTCACTTTCACGTACAGACCGTATCGCTAAATACAACCAATTGCTTCGCATCGAAGACCAACTTGGTGAAGTAGCTGAATACCGTGGATTGAAATCATTCTACAACTTGAAAAAATAAAATAGTTCAGTGAACTATTTTATCCCGAACCTTGAAATTCAAAAGTTCGGCCGTTGATTTAACAACGTTTCTAGCCCCTCGGATTTTATCCGAAGGGCTATTTTTGTATTCAGGGGGCAAAAAAGGGGCAAAACTTTTTAAAAAATCTTTTTCATAACTTTTTCCAGTACATTGATTGCTTCATCTTTCATGTTCTTTGTGACGTGGGTGTAGATGGAAGTAGTGACTTCAGAGTCGGAATGATCAACCATGTCCGTGATTATTTTTAAAGGAATTTTATTTTCTGATAAAATATTGGCCATCACAGGCAGCATGCTTTTATAGGTGCTTAATTTGATTTATTTTTGTGGAATCCTCTTATTTTGAGATGAATACCAATTATAAGTGATTTGCATATCCAGGATATTACAAAGAAAGGCAAGCTAGTGGCCACATAAAATTTATTTCATATTCTTTAAAGCTATTTACTCTGTTAGCAATTGTATTTGATATGATCAAATAAGATTAATAGTTTATTGAATCCCTTTTTTATAAATTACATAATTTATTTTATGTAATTTATAAACTATCCAGAGCATTCTTTTGTTCATCGTTGACGATATGGGTATAGAGGTCAGTGACTTGTGTGCTGGCATGTCCTAGCTGGTGACTGACCAAAACTTGCGATTTAGTAGCATCATAGAGTCTAGTTGCTAGGGTATGGCGAAGTTTGTGGGGGGTTACACGAACTTTGAAGTCTTCAGAGTATTTAGCAACCATTTTCTCAACGCTAGAAGTATCGATACGATTAGGAACACCTCTGTAGAGAGTCAAAAAGAGGGCTGTATCTGTTTTTTCCGTCTTATAGCGTTGATTCCGAATGGCTAGATAATTCTCTAGATAAGGCTTAGCAAAGGCAGCGACATTGACCGAGTCACGTTTGCCACCTTTTCGGGTGACATCAATAATCATCATCTTGAGATTGAGATCTCTTAGATCCAGATTAACAGCTTCAGATAAGCGAACACCCGATGCCAAGAGAAGGGCAATAATGGCCAAATCACGTTCTTTATTTTTATTAAACGATGATAGAGCACGATTTGAGAGCTGTTGTGGGTAATCTTGGTCTATATAAGTCAGAAACCCTTCTGTTTCATCACCTAGAAAGAGCTTTTGTTTGATGTTTTCAGCTCTGGCAGCAAGTGTCTCTTTCTTTTTCTTGGTTGAAACTTTCTTCATTACATTTCGATAGAAATAAGGTTCTCCCTGGTCATTTTCAACCTCCTCAGTCAGATACTTGTAAAGACTGGAAAGGGCTGACAAGGTCCGATTGATAGTCGTCTGAGAAACACCTTGCTTGGTTGTATTGGCATTCAGCAAAGGACGTTCTCGAAGATAAAGGATAAAAGCCTCCATATCTTTCTTTGACATATTTTCCAAGACAGATAAAGGAATATTAGACATTTTATCAGAGTTTGAAATCCCAGACTCTAAAACCCAGCTGAAAAATCGATCGTATTCCTTGAGGTATTCGTACAGGGTTGTGAAACTATAGGGGACAGCAAGCTTAGATTGGTAGTATTCCAGAACATACCAGGGCATGATTTGTTTTAATTTATCGATTCGTTCCAGTAAAATTTCACGCTTCATGTATTTTCTCCATATATAAGTCTACTAGTAGTATAGCATAGACTTATATATTTTTCAAGAAAATTATAGTTTTTCTGAAAGATGTTATAGGAGTTTTTTAAAGTGATAAAAAGACTTAGACCTGCAAACAAAACAGATCTAAATCTTTGGAGTTATTATTGTGAATTATTATTTAGTGCTTTGTATCTCATAGCTTCTTATATAGCTCTTCAATTGTGTAGTATTAACAGAAGTTTAGTGGGTGAGTTCTTTTTTATTCTGGTTATTTTTACCAAAGTTCAATTATTTGTATGTGAAATGTTTTATCAGTAAAAAAGAGGGGGAGTCCCCCTCTCAAGATTTTATTTTACTGCTTCTTTCAAAGCATCTACCTTGTCCAAACGTTCCCATGGAAGGTCAATATCTGTACGTCCCATGTGTCCATAAGCCGCTGTTTGACGGTAAATTGGACGCTTAAGGTTCAGCATTTGGATAATCCCTGCAGGGCGAAGGTCAAAGATTTGACGAGTTGCTTTTTCAAGCTTGCTTTCAGCTACTGTTCCTGTACCAAAGGTATCAATACGGACAGAAACAGGCTGGGCAACACCGATAGCATAGGCCAACTGTACTTCTGCTTTCTTAGCAAGACCGGCAGCAACAATATTCTTGGCAATATAACGAGCTGCATAGGAAGCAGAACGGTCAACCTTTGTCGCATCCTTACCAGAGAAGGCACCGCCACCGTGACGAGAATAGCCACCATAAGTATCTACGATAATCTTACGGCCAGTCAAACCTGAGTCTCCTTGAGGTCCACCGATTACAAAACGACCAGTAGGATTGATGAAGAATTTTGTTTGCTCATCTAAGTAAGAGGATGGAATAACCTCTTTGATAACCTTATTAATGACATCATTGTGAATTTGTTCGTTGCTGACTTCTGGAT
Above is a genomic segment from Streptococcus sp. SN-1 containing:
- the serB gene encoding phosphoserine phosphatase SerB codes for the protein MFQVKGLCVMDVDGTLILEEVIDLLGREVGREEEISLITSRAMQGELDFESSLRKRVSLLEGLPVSVFDKVFNTIHLTSNAQEFISILQKNGILVGLVSGGFTPIVERLAKSLDIAYFSANQLEVKDGFLTGKLVGQIINPEVKKATLEKWREELKLSKERTIAIGDGANDLLMLKSAELGIAFCAKEVLKKEIPNHVDKRDFLEVLPLIDWLE
- a CDS encoding glycerate kinase, whose amino-acid sequence is MKIVIAPDSFKESLTAQQVAEAIKRGFQQSIADVECLLCPVGDGGEGTVDSIRHSLDLEEKWIQVTGPFGQKESMRYFQKSQLALFEVADLIGLGKIPLEKRNPLQIQTCGIGELIHHLIVKGIKEIYIGVGGTASNDGGIGIAAGLGYRFYNRDGNVLPACGQSLSNLASVSIENRYEIPEDVQIRILADVVSPLCGYQGATYTFGKQKGLDPTMFEAVDQAIQDFYEKVSPVTLEIKGAGAGGGLAGGLCAFAQARIVSGIDTCLDLIDFDKKVADADLVVVGEGRLDRQSLAGKAPIGVAKRTPVGVPVIAICGSLAEDLPSPPFENIQAAFSILEKSEPLEDSLKNASLYLERTAANIGHLLTMRNV
- a CDS encoding DUF1694 domain-containing protein — protein: MTDLSKQLLEKAHGGAKLNPDEQRRYLGTFEERVLGYADIDTANSPQLEKGFLSILENLQEKAEPLFVKISPNIEFDKQVFYLKEAKETDSQATIVSEEHTSSPFGLIIHSNAPVQVEEKDLRLAFAKLWEGKKEEPAKTSIWKKWFG
- the eno gene encoding surface-displayed alpha-enolase, with amino-acid sequence MSIITDVYAREVLDSRGNPTLEVEVYTESGAFGRGMVPSGASTGEHEAVELRDGDKSRYGGLGTQKAVDNVNNIIAEAIIGYDVRDQQAIDRAMIALDGTPNKGKLGANAILGVSIAVARAAADYLEIPLYSYLGGFNTKVLPTPMMNIINGGSHSDAPIAFQEFMIVPAGAPSFKEALRWGAEIFHALKKILKSRGLETAVGDEGGFAPRFEGTEDGVETILAAIEAAGYVPGKDVFIGFDCASSEFYDKERKVYDYTKFEGEGAAVRTAAEQIDYLEELVNKYPIITIEDGMDENDWDGWKALTERLGGKVQLVGDDFFVTNTSYLEKGIAEGAANSILIKVNQIGTLTETFDAIEMAKEAGYTAVVSHRSGETEDSTIADIAVATNAGQIKTGSLSRTDRIAKYNQLLRIEDQLGEVAEYRGLKSFYNLKK
- the xerS gene encoding tyrosine recombinase XerS, which codes for MKREILLERIDKLKQIMPWYVLEYYQSKLAVPYSFTTLYEYLKEYDRFFSWVLESGISNSDKMSNIPLSVLENMSKKDMEAFILYLRERPLLNANTTKQGVSQTTINRTLSALSSLYKYLTEEVENDQGEPYFYRNVMKKVSTKKKKETLAARAENIKQKLFLGDETEGFLTYIDQDYPQQLSNRALSSFNKNKERDLAIIALLLASGVRLSEAVNLDLRDLNLKMMIIDVTRKGGKRDSVNVAAFAKPYLENYLAIRNQRYKTEKTDTALFLTLYRGVPNRIDTSSVEKMVAKYSEDFKVRVTPHKLRHTLATRLYDATKSQVLVSHQLGHASTQVTDLYTHIVNDEQKNALDSL